One genomic segment of Microbacterium maritypicum includes these proteins:
- a CDS encoding MMPL family transporter — translation MSTLLSSLGRWSFRHPWRVLVSWLLALGIAGAGALVLGAGTDNTFSIPGTESQAGLEQLSRSFPQVSGTNAQFIVVAADGDKITDDDYREHIEDAVDELGDLDGVLAATSPYDEMVKGMINEDDTAAIVRVQFDGEATDVSDTTKDALRSAVSDLDSVLPSGSQTSLGGDLFAISIPGVTLTEAVGLLIALLVLIVTFRSFVVAGLPLLTAILGVGISMAGIFTATAFATVSSTTPLLALMLGLAVGIDYALFIMARHQDQVREGVDPEESASRAVGTAGSAVVFAGVTVLIALIGLGFAGIPFLTTMGIAASAAVAVAVAIAVTLTPALLGFMKGKVVGRPKKVKAPKTKKSAASEASEEPKPVTAPAKGSARWVGGVMKHPVLVSLAVVLGLGIVAVPALSLDLALPNAGVLPKDSEARQNYDLVGEQFGPGFNGPLILTGTIVTSTDPLTLMEDLGDAVAKVPGVKEVALATPNETADTGIVQIIPETAPDDPATADLVRELRSHHEEWLDEFGIDLKVTGFTAVGIDISDQLGNALLPFGIFVIGLSLILLTIVFRSLWVPITAAAGYLLSIVAAFGVVGAVFEWGWFADLLHVAKVGPIISFMPIILMGVLFGLAMDYQVFLVSRMREDFVHDKDATSPNRATRRAAALRAVRSGFTGSAKVVTAAGLIMFAVFVAFVPEGDSSLKPIALGLAAGIAFDAFLVRMTLIPALMAILGERAWELPRWLEKILPRVDVEGEAVERERHLAAWPGDGSIVAADDLEISADAPLIEGLSVRIPEGGAVIATGGDVRTRRALALTIAGRLTPADGKLRVAGHLLPGRAAWVRSHVGCVLVDDADAALGDLAEALRGMSQIVVIDGIDRLSGGQRDQATAMLRDAAASRTLAVFATASDADSARTTLAEAGRPDAQTLDTRAPRRSAAESTEVTA, via the coding sequence GTGTCCACACTCCTGTCCTCGCTCGGACGCTGGTCCTTCCGGCACCCGTGGCGAGTCCTCGTGTCCTGGCTGCTCGCGCTCGGCATCGCCGGCGCCGGGGCACTCGTGCTGGGAGCGGGAACAGACAACACGTTCTCCATCCCCGGAACCGAATCGCAGGCCGGTCTCGAGCAGCTCTCCCGTTCGTTCCCGCAGGTGAGCGGCACGAATGCGCAGTTCATCGTGGTCGCCGCCGACGGCGACAAGATCACGGATGACGACTACCGGGAACACATCGAGGACGCCGTCGACGAGCTGGGCGACCTCGACGGTGTGCTCGCCGCCACCTCGCCCTACGACGAGATGGTCAAGGGCATGATCAACGAGGACGACACGGCGGCCATCGTGCGCGTGCAGTTCGACGGCGAGGCCACCGACGTCTCGGACACGACGAAGGATGCGCTGCGCTCGGCCGTGAGCGACCTCGACTCCGTGCTTCCTTCCGGCTCGCAGACCTCGCTCGGCGGCGACCTCTTCGCGATCTCGATCCCCGGCGTCACCCTCACCGAGGCGGTCGGGCTCCTCATCGCGCTCCTCGTGCTCATCGTCACGTTCCGTTCATTCGTGGTGGCCGGGCTCCCCCTGCTCACCGCGATCCTCGGCGTGGGCATCTCGATGGCCGGCATCTTCACCGCGACCGCCTTCGCCACCGTCTCCTCGACCACCCCGCTGCTGGCGCTCATGCTGGGACTCGCGGTCGGCATCGACTACGCGCTGTTCATCATGGCGCGACATCAGGATCAGGTGCGAGAGGGCGTGGATCCGGAGGAATCGGCATCCCGTGCCGTCGGTACCGCCGGATCGGCCGTCGTCTTCGCCGGCGTCACCGTGCTCATCGCACTGATCGGCCTCGGCTTCGCCGGCATCCCGTTCCTCACCACCATGGGTATCGCGGCCTCCGCCGCCGTCGCCGTCGCCGTCGCGATCGCCGTCACCCTGACCCCCGCTCTGCTCGGATTCATGAAGGGCAAGGTCGTCGGTCGCCCGAAGAAGGTCAAGGCGCCGAAGACGAAGAAGAGCGCGGCATCCGAAGCGTCGGAGGAGCCGAAGCCCGTCACGGCCCCGGCGAAGGGCAGCGCCCGCTGGGTCGGGGGCGTCATGAAGCACCCCGTGCTGGTGTCGCTCGCCGTCGTCCTCGGACTCGGGATCGTGGCCGTGCCCGCGCTGAGCCTCGACCTCGCCCTCCCCAACGCCGGCGTGCTGCCGAAGGACTCCGAAGCCCGGCAGAACTACGACCTCGTCGGCGAGCAGTTCGGACCCGGGTTCAACGGTCCGCTGATCCTCACCGGCACGATCGTCACCTCCACCGACCCGCTCACTCTGATGGAAGACCTCGGCGACGCGGTCGCGAAGGTCCCCGGCGTGAAGGAGGTCGCCCTCGCGACGCCGAACGAGACCGCCGACACCGGCATCGTGCAGATCATCCCCGAGACCGCACCCGACGATCCGGCGACGGCCGACCTCGTGCGTGAGCTGCGCAGCCACCACGAGGAGTGGCTCGACGAGTTCGGCATCGACCTCAAGGTCACCGGCTTCACCGCCGTCGGGATCGACATCTCCGACCAGCTCGGCAACGCGCTGCTGCCGTTCGGCATCTTCGTGATCGGCCTCTCGCTGATCCTGCTGACCATCGTGTTCCGCTCGCTGTGGGTGCCGATCACGGCTGCGGCCGGATACCTGCTCTCGATCGTCGCCGCCTTCGGCGTGGTCGGGGCGGTGTTCGAATGGGGATGGTTCGCCGACCTGCTGCACGTCGCCAAGGTCGGGCCCATCATCAGCTTCATGCCGATCATCCTGATGGGCGTGCTGTTCGGTCTGGCCATGGACTACCAGGTCTTCCTCGTCTCCCGCATGCGCGAGGACTTCGTGCACGACAAGGATGCGACGAGCCCGAACCGTGCCACCCGGCGGGCCGCCGCGCTCCGGGCCGTGCGCAGCGGTTTCACCGGCTCGGCGAAGGTCGTGACCGCAGCCGGGCTCATCATGTTCGCGGTGTTCGTCGCGTTCGTCCCCGAGGGCGACTCGTCGCTCAAGCCGATCGCGCTCGGCCTCGCCGCCGGCATCGCCTTCGACGCCTTCCTGGTGCGGATGACGCTGATCCCCGCGCTCATGGCGATCCTGGGCGAACGCGCCTGGGAGCTCCCGCGCTGGCTGGAGAAGATCCTCCCCCGCGTCGACGTCGAGGGCGAGGCCGTCGAACGCGAACGACACCTGGCCGCATGGCCAGGCGACGGGTCGATCGTCGCCGCCGACGACCTCGAGATCAGCGCCGATGCGCCGCTCATCGAGGGTCTCTCGGTGCGGATCCCCGAGGGCGGTGCCGTGATCGCGACCGGTGGCGACGTGCGCACCCGCCGGGCTCTGGCCCTGACGATCGCGGGACGCCTGACCCCCGCGGACGGCAAGCTCAGAGTCGCGGGGCACCTGCTCCCCGGACGCGCCGCCTGGGTGCGCTCTCACGTCGGCTGCGTACTGGTCGACGATGCGGATGCCGCGCTCGGCGACCTCGCCGAAGCCCTGCGCGGAATGTCGCAGATCGTCGTGATCGACGGGATCGACCGCCTGAGCGGCGGACAGCGCGACCAGGCGACGGCGATGTTGCGCGATGCCGCGGCCTCCCGCACGCTCGCGGTGTTCGCCACTGCCTCCGACGCCGATTCGGCACGGACCACCCTCGCCGAGGCCGGACGGCCCGACGCACAGACTCTCGACACGCGTGCTCCTCGCCGGAGCGCCGCAGAATCCACCGAGGTGACCGCATGA
- a CDS encoding TetR/AcrR family transcriptional regulator translates to MSTPATRSRENTRARLLEAAAQVFAEVGLDGASVEAVCERAGFTRGAFYSNFESKDELFLMLAASVSEVRVNAVRTRVEELTAAGALVEGCDPIDLVQQIMELGGDDRLGVMLLSEIRIRALRDARFGEAYLAQEREMVSSIAQIVDDIISAGLLRLRLPAEIAARMLMIIWEGMTVRGAMAGQDDAQLRHSGGEELGRLVQLLIEP, encoded by the coding sequence ATGTCGACACCCGCAACCCGCAGCCGTGAGAACACGCGTGCCCGTCTGCTCGAAGCGGCGGCGCAGGTCTTCGCCGAGGTCGGGCTCGATGGAGCATCGGTCGAAGCGGTCTGCGAGCGAGCCGGCTTCACCCGCGGCGCGTTCTACTCGAACTTCGAGTCCAAGGACGAGCTGTTCCTCATGCTCGCCGCCAGCGTCTCCGAAGTGCGCGTGAACGCGGTGCGCACCCGTGTCGAGGAGCTGACCGCCGCCGGTGCCCTCGTCGAGGGGTGCGATCCGATCGATCTCGTGCAGCAGATCATGGAGCTCGGCGGAGACGACCGCCTCGGCGTCATGCTGCTCAGCGAGATCCGCATCCGTGCCCTGCGCGACGCGAGGTTCGGCGAGGCGTATCTCGCCCAAGAGCGCGAGATGGTCTCGAGCATCGCGCAGATCGTCGACGACATCATCTCGGCAGGCCTGCTGCGGCTGCGGCTCCCGGCCGAGATCGCCGCGCGCATGCTCATGATCATCTGGGAGGGCATGACCGTGCGAGGAGCGATGGCCGGCCAGGACGACGCGCAGCTTCGGCACTCCGGTGGCGAGGAGCTCGGCCGCCTGGTGCAGCTGCTCATCGAGCCGTAG
- a CDS encoding MFS transporter, with protein sequence MTTTSPLRSGTAGLALSVLVASLGTSAANVALPTIARHLDGTFSQTQWVALAYLLAMTATSLTVGYLGDLLGRRRILGIGIVIFTLAAVLCALAPTLGVLIGARALQGVGAAVMMALPLARARDMVAPERLGRVMGLLGTTAAVGTASGPALGGLLITVAGWPAIFAAMAPLGVLVAVLTGMTDRGTSAASGPRRGFDIGGVLLLTAAVTFYTLGVTSPGADGSWPTMPLLGGAIVTAALFALREARASHALLPPALLRNRDVSIGAVLNLIVGTVMMSTLVVGPFFLAGGLHLAPAAIGATMAAGPLASICTGVIAGRAVDRFGTRLMTTAGLSAMVAGALALALLPSWWGLIGYITGTVLLAPGYQLFLAANNTGVLSATPTEHRGVTSGLLGLSRNLGLVTGASVLAALFAAASGAAEIAAATPEALTAALKVTFLVTAALLAGAALLSLAASRQTSRARGTATPTTAR encoded by the coding sequence GTGACCACGACTTCCCCCCTTCGCTCAGGCACGGCCGGGCTCGCTCTCAGCGTGCTGGTCGCGTCCCTCGGCACCAGCGCCGCCAACGTGGCGCTCCCCACGATCGCCCGACACCTGGATGGCACCTTCTCCCAGACACAGTGGGTGGCGCTCGCGTACCTGCTGGCGATGACAGCGACCAGCCTCACGGTGGGATACCTGGGCGACCTCCTCGGGCGAAGACGCATCCTGGGGATCGGCATCGTCATCTTCACCCTCGCTGCCGTGCTCTGCGCGCTCGCTCCGACGCTGGGGGTGCTGATCGGCGCCCGCGCTCTGCAGGGTGTCGGCGCTGCCGTGATGATGGCGCTCCCTCTCGCCCGTGCCCGCGACATGGTCGCGCCGGAGCGCCTCGGACGTGTCATGGGTCTGCTGGGGACGACGGCCGCAGTGGGCACCGCCTCAGGCCCCGCGCTCGGCGGCCTCCTGATCACGGTGGCGGGGTGGCCGGCGATCTTCGCAGCAATGGCGCCGCTCGGCGTGCTGGTCGCGGTTCTGACCGGCATGACCGATCGCGGTACTTCCGCGGCGAGCGGGCCCCGACGCGGATTCGACATCGGCGGCGTGCTGCTGCTGACGGCGGCCGTCACCTTCTACACGCTCGGCGTGACCTCGCCCGGTGCCGACGGATCCTGGCCGACGATGCCGCTCCTCGGCGGCGCGATCGTCACTGCCGCTCTGTTCGCCCTCCGGGAGGCCCGCGCTTCCCATGCGCTCCTGCCGCCGGCTCTGCTCCGCAATCGCGACGTCTCGATCGGGGCCGTGCTCAACCTGATCGTGGGCACGGTCATGATGAGCACTCTCGTGGTCGGCCCGTTCTTCCTCGCGGGAGGGCTGCACCTCGCTCCGGCCGCGATCGGGGCGACCATGGCCGCGGGACCGCTCGCCTCCATCTGCACCGGTGTGATCGCCGGCCGCGCGGTCGACCGGTTCGGCACGCGGCTCATGACCACGGCGGGGCTCTCGGCCATGGTCGCCGGAGCCCTCGCGCTCGCGTTGCTGCCCTCCTGGTGGGGGCTCATCGGATACATCACGGGCACTGTGCTGCTCGCCCCCGGGTACCAGCTGTTCCTGGCGGCGAACAACACCGGAGTCCTGAGTGCGACGCCGACAGAGCACCGCGGTGTGACGTCAGGATTGCTCGGCCTTTCCCGCAATCTCGGGCTCGTCACTGGCGCCTCCGTGCTCGCGGCACTCTTCGCCGCAGCCTCCGGCGCAGCAGAGATCGCAGCAGCCACGCCGGAGGCGCTCACCGCAGCACTGAAGGTGACGTTCCTCGTGACGGCTGCGCTCCTGGCCGGTGCCGCACTGCTCTCCCTCGCAGCGAGCCGTCAGACCTCGAGGGCTCGGGGAACGGCGACGCCGACTACGGCTCGATGA
- a CDS encoding helix-turn-helix domain-containing protein, with the protein MDEHEAVIDATLEQIGPRLQALRLRRGTTLAEVASATGISKSTLSRLETGQRRASLELLLPLARMYRVSLDDLVGAPETGDPRVRLRPRRVNGRTVVALTRQPGERHAWKIIVPSEASEPKLTSHEGSSWMYVLTGRIRLIVGDRDIMLEAGEVAEFDTRTPHWFGADGEHDAEILTIFGAEGGHGQRSTDLATRHLAEVLGGPPR; encoded by the coding sequence ATGGACGAACACGAGGCGGTCATCGACGCGACGCTGGAGCAGATCGGTCCGAGGCTCCAGGCGCTGCGCCTTCGACGAGGAACGACACTCGCCGAGGTCGCGTCGGCCACGGGTATCTCGAAGAGCACTCTCTCGCGCCTGGAGACGGGTCAGCGGCGCGCGAGCCTGGAGCTGCTCCTGCCGCTCGCGCGCATGTACCGGGTGTCGCTGGACGACCTCGTGGGCGCTCCCGAGACCGGCGACCCGCGGGTGCGGCTGCGCCCGCGGCGGGTCAACGGGCGCACTGTGGTGGCGCTCACACGCCAGCCGGGCGAGAGGCATGCGTGGAAGATCATCGTGCCTTCCGAGGCCTCGGAGCCGAAGCTCACCTCGCATGAGGGGTCGTCATGGATGTATGTGCTCACCGGACGCATCCGGCTCATCGTGGGTGACCGCGACATCATGCTCGAGGCCGGAGAGGTCGCGGAGTTCGATACACGCACGCCGCACTGGTTCGGCGCCGATGGGGAGCACGACGCCGAGATCCTCACGATCTTCGGCGCGGAAGGCGGCCACGGTCAGCGCAGCACCGACCTCGCCACGCGCCACCTCGCCGAGGTGCTCGGCGGGCCTCCGCGGTGA
- a CDS encoding o-succinylbenzoate synthase — MIPPLSDLLDSARVVALPMHSRFRGVDVREALLFEGPEGWAEFSPFVEYEDAEAATWLAAAIDFAWREQPEPLRDRIGVNATVPAIEASRVPELLARFPGCRTAKVKVAEPGQTLSDDVARVRAVRETMGPEGRIRVDANGAWNVDEAEHAVHALGEYDLEYVEQPCATVPELADLRRRVKYMGIPVAADESVRKSSDPLAVARARAADLLVIKAQPLGGITHALQIVTAAGLPVVVSSALDTAIGLSQGAALAAALPTLDYDCGLGTASLFLDDVADLRPVDGSIPVGRVTPDAEALSRLAASDERREWWLARLARCHYELSTAAH, encoded by the coding sequence ATGATCCCGCCGCTCTCAGACCTGCTCGACTCGGCCAGGGTCGTCGCCCTCCCGATGCACAGTCGCTTCCGCGGCGTCGACGTGCGGGAGGCACTGCTCTTCGAGGGACCGGAGGGGTGGGCGGAGTTCTCACCGTTCGTGGAGTACGAAGACGCGGAGGCGGCCACATGGCTCGCGGCCGCGATCGACTTCGCCTGGCGCGAGCAGCCGGAGCCGCTACGGGATCGGATCGGCGTGAACGCCACGGTGCCCGCGATCGAGGCGTCGCGCGTGCCCGAGCTGCTGGCGCGATTCCCCGGCTGCCGCACGGCGAAGGTCAAGGTCGCCGAGCCGGGGCAGACCCTCTCCGACGACGTGGCGCGCGTTCGCGCCGTGCGCGAGACGATGGGCCCCGAGGGCCGCATCAGGGTCGACGCGAACGGAGCCTGGAACGTCGACGAGGCCGAGCACGCCGTGCATGCGCTGGGCGAGTACGACCTGGAATACGTGGAGCAGCCCTGCGCGACGGTGCCGGAGCTGGCGGATCTCCGCAGGCGCGTGAAGTACATGGGCATCCCGGTCGCCGCCGACGAGAGCGTGCGCAAGTCGTCCGATCCGCTCGCGGTCGCCCGTGCCCGCGCGGCCGACCTGCTCGTGATCAAGGCGCAGCCCCTCGGCGGCATCACTCACGCGCTGCAGATCGTCACCGCCGCGGGGCTCCCCGTCGTGGTCTCGAGCGCCCTGGACACCGCTATCGGCCTGTCTCAAGGAGCCGCCCTCGCTGCGGCCCTCCCGACACTCGACTACGACTGCGGGCTCGGCACGGCGTCGCTGTTCCTCGACGACGTGGCCGACCTGCGCCCGGTCGACGGCTCGATCCCGGTCGGCCGCGTGACACCCGATGCGGAGGCACTCAGTCGTCTCGCCGCATCGGACGAACGACGCGAATGGTGGCTCGCGCGCCTCGCCCGCTGCCACTATGAGCTCTCGACCGCCGCACACTGA